One genomic region from Balaenoptera acutorostrata chromosome 1, mBalAcu1.1, whole genome shotgun sequence encodes:
- the CD48 gene encoding CD48 antigen isoform X1, whose product MCSRRWELSLALELLLLPHLFLATSIQDYSKYAVSGSNVSLPISSLPRNYKSLTWFYNADQKIVEWESGQPKYFNTKFKDKARLDPQSGTLHIDNIQKEDSSTYLLMVLKDTGDEDEWKISLVVLDPVTKPVIDVKKTQEVNKCNLTLSCVTQDQPVNYIWYAESLPKEFQSSVLEVTHAPQNYSRSYTCQVSNPVSSQNKTVNFTSPCVQAQSSGVAWTATWLVIMVTTVLGLLWI is encoded by the exons ATGTGCTCCAGAAGGTGGGAACTGTCTCTGGCTCTGGAACTTCTACTGTTGCCTCATTTGTTCCTGGCAACCAGCATACAAG ATTATTCAAAATATGCCGTCTCCGGCAGCAACGTGAGTCTGCCAATCTCCAGTTTGCCGAGGAACTACAAATCACTCACCTGGTTTTATAATGCTGACCAGAAGATTGTAGAATGGGAATCCGGTCAGCCTAAATACTTCAATACTAAATTTAAGGACAAGGCCAGGCTTGATCCTCAAAGTGGCACACTGCACATCGATAACATCCAGAAGGAGGACAGCAGCACTTACCTCCTGATGGTGCTGAAGGACACTGGGGATGAGGACGAATGGAAGATCTCACTGGTGGTGCTTG ACCCTGTAACAAAGCCTGTCATAGATGTCAAGAAGACACAGGAAGTGAACAAGTGTAACCTAACCCTGTCCTGTGTGACCCAGGACCAGCCTGTAAACTACATCTGGTATGCAGAGTCCCTTCCAAAAGAGTTCCAGAGCAGTGTGCTTGAAGTGACCCATGCACCACAAAACTACTCCAGGTCTTACACCTGCCAAGTCAGCAATCCTGTGAGCAGCCAAAATAAGACAGTCAACTTCACTTCACCCTGTGTACAGG CCCAATCCTCTGGAGTAGCTTGGACTGCAACTTGGCTAGTGATCATGGTAACCACTGTTCTTGGTCTCCTATGGATCTGA
- the CD48 gene encoding CD48 antigen isoform X2: MCSRRWELSLALELLLLPHLFLATSIQDYSKYAVSGSNVSLPISSLPRNYKSLTWFYNADQKIVEWESGQPKYFNTKFKDKARLDPQSGTLHIDNIQKEDSSTYLLMVLKDTGDEDEWKISLVVLDPVTKPVIDVKKTQEVNKCNLTLSCVTQDQPVNYIWYAESLPKEFQSSVLEVTHAPQNYSRSYTCQVSNPVSSQNKTVNFTSPCVQGKRYCQGS; this comes from the exons ATGTGCTCCAGAAGGTGGGAACTGTCTCTGGCTCTGGAACTTCTACTGTTGCCTCATTTGTTCCTGGCAACCAGCATACAAG ATTATTCAAAATATGCCGTCTCCGGCAGCAACGTGAGTCTGCCAATCTCCAGTTTGCCGAGGAACTACAAATCACTCACCTGGTTTTATAATGCTGACCAGAAGATTGTAGAATGGGAATCCGGTCAGCCTAAATACTTCAATACTAAATTTAAGGACAAGGCCAGGCTTGATCCTCAAAGTGGCACACTGCACATCGATAACATCCAGAAGGAGGACAGCAGCACTTACCTCCTGATGGTGCTGAAGGACACTGGGGATGAGGACGAATGGAAGATCTCACTGGTGGTGCTTG ACCCTGTAACAAAGCCTGTCATAGATGTCAAGAAGACACAGGAAGTGAACAAGTGTAACCTAACCCTGTCCTGTGTGACCCAGGACCAGCCTGTAAACTACATCTGGTATGCAGAGTCCCTTCCAAAAGAGTTCCAGAGCAGTGTGCTTGAAGTGACCCATGCACCACAAAACTACTCCAGGTCTTACACCTGCCAAGTCAGCAATCCTGTGAGCAGCCAAAATAAGACAGTCAACTTCACTTCACCCTGTGTACAGGGTAAGAGATACTGCCAGGGGAGCTGA